Proteins from a genomic interval of Zingiber officinale cultivar Zhangliang chromosome 1B, Zo_v1.1, whole genome shotgun sequence:
- the LOC121969259 gene encoding uncharacterized protein LOC121969259: protein MGFSGSSPAGADAGSIKLEPFRFAVQVVRGRWFMFFSSFLIMAAAGATYIFSIYSKDIKQSLGYDQSTLNTLSFFKDLGANVGIVSGLINEVTPPWVVLSIGAGMNLFGYLMIYLAITGRTAPPSVSLMCLYICIGANSQTFANTGALVTCVKNFPESRGVVLGLLKGFVGLSGAIITQLYYAIYFDDSKSLVLLIAWLPAAISIIFVHTIRIMTVVASPDGKTPRTFYHFLYISMALAAYLMTAIIVEKSVGRHFIQPEYGVSVAIVISLLMLPLAVVIKEELKIFNRKKRDLQNPAPIDITVEKPPPKLKSNSPADATVAEGMKKQRSIVDRLRPPARGEDYSILQALVSIDMLVLFFASICGIGGTLTAIDNMGQIGESLGYPKRSIGTFVSLISIWNYAGRVTSGFASEALLTKFKFPRPLMLTAVLLLSCVGHLLIAFGVPNSIYFASVVIGFCFGAQWPLLFAIISEIFGLKYYSTLYNFGGVASPLGSYILNVRVAGHLYDVQARKQRSALGAAAAASIGKDLTCMGVECYKTSFLIITAVTVLGAVVSLVLVWRTKEFYKGDIYAKFREQRDAAEKELAVGGFGFGFEGEVDMKNAVPEPAAGDDSNGRRVRSSENNNN from the coding sequence ATGGGGTTTTCCGGTAGCTCTCCTGCTGGCGCCGACGCCGGCAGCATCAAACTCGAACCTTTCCGGTTCGCCGTGCAGGTGGTGCGCGGCAGGTGGTTCATGTTCTTTTCCTCGTTCCTGATAATGGCGGCCGCCGGCGCCACCTACATCTTCTCGATCTACTCCAAGGACATCAAGCAATCGCTGGGGTACGACCAGTCCACCCTCAACACCCTCTCCTTCTTCAAGGACCTCGGCGCCAACGTCGGCATCGTCTCCGGCCTCATCAACGAGGTCACGCCGCCGTGGGTCGTCCTCTCCATCGGCGCCGGCATGAACCTGTTCGGTTACCTCATGATCTACCTTGCCATCACAGGCCGCACGGCCCCGCCGAGTGTGTCGCTCATGTGCCTCTACATCTGCATCGGCGCCAACTCGCAGACCTTCGCCAACACCGGCGCACTCGTCACCTGCGTCAAGAACTTCCCGGAGAGCCGTGGCGTCGTGCTCGGCCTCCTCAAGGGCTTCGTCGGCCTCAGCGGCGCCATCATCACCCAGCTCTACTACGCCATCTACTTCGACGACTCCAAGTCACTCGTCCTGCTCATCGCCTGGCTCCCCGCCGCCATCTCCATCATCTTCGTCCACACCATCCGCATCATGACAGTCGTCGCCTCGCCGGACGGAAAGACCCCCCGCACCTTCTACCATTTCCTATACATCTCCATGGCCCTCGCCGCCTACCTCATGACCGCCATCATCGTGGAGAAGTCCGTCGGAAGGCACTTCATACAGCCCGAGTACGGCGTCAGCGTCGCCATCGTCATCTCCCTCCTCATGCTCCCTCTCGCTGTCGTCATCAAGGAAGAGCTCAAGATCTTTAACCGGAAGAAACGAGATCTCCAAAATCCAGCGCCAATTGACATAACCGTCGAGAAACCGCCGCcgaaactaaaatcaaattcacCGGCCGATGCAACTGTCGCCGAGGGAATGAAAAAACAGAGGAGCATAGTAGACAGGTTACGGCCGCCGGCGCGCGGGGAGGACTATTCGATTCTGCAAGCGCTGGTGAGCATCGACATGCTGGTGCTGTTCTTCGCGAGCATCTGCGGCATCGGCGGCACTCTGACGGCGATCGACAACATGGGGCAGATCGGGGAGTCGCTGGGCTACCCCAAGCGCAGCATCGGCACCTTCGTCTCCCTCATCAGTATCTGGAACTACGCCGGCCGGGTGACATCCGGCTTCGCGTCGGAGGCCCTTCTCACCAAGTTCAAGTTCCCACGGCCGCTGATGCTCACGGCGGTGCTCCTCCTCTCCTGCGTCGGCCACCTCCTGATCGCCTTCGGCGTCCCTAACTCCATCTACTTCGCCTCCGTCGTCATCGGTTTCTGCTTCGGCGCGCAGTGGCCCCTTCTCTTCGCCATCATCTCCGAGATCTTCGGGCTCAAGTACTACTCCACCCTGTACAACTTCGGCGGCGTCGCCAGTCCTCTGGGATCCTACATCCTCAACGTCCGGGTGGCGGGCCACTTGTACGACGTGCAGGCGAGGAAGCAGAGGAGTGCTTTaggtgccgccgccgccgccagcaTCGGCAAGGACTTGACGTGCATGGGCGTGGAGTGCTACAAGACGTCGTTCCTCATAATCACGGCGGTGACGGTGCTAGGCGCGGTGGTGTCGCTGGTCCTGGTGTGGAGGACGAAGGAGTTCTACAAAGGGGACATCTACGCCAAGTTCAGGGAGCAGAGGGATGCGGCGGAGAAGGAGCTGGCCGTAGGAGGCTTCGGCTTCGGCTTCGAAGGAGAAGTAGACATGAAGAACGCGGTTCCGGAGCCAGCTGCCGGCGACGACAGTAATGGTAGAAGAGTGAGATCCAGCGAAAACAATAATAATTAA